A DNA window from Rana temporaria unplaced genomic scaffold, aRanTem1.1, whole genome shotgun sequence contains the following coding sequences:
- the LOC120922629 gene encoding uncharacterized protein LOC120922629: MGRELAQKLLNLTLDIIALLTGEDYILVKKSRPRVQLDRRTECSEAVPGSQVLDWVNEHMVLDLTSKMFDLLTREEEGVTDGHEEASTKVTIKNPQSFPLAGVFQETNTAPPRSSSSGSMDVEEVVVQEAKHFKISTWTAISEANGTKKLVLCEEDAMQDSGSNEVQTSSARVVEEPLLSRGGNPQVYTQHVSTQEEPIPPSRRNPLHTDLSTQEEPIPPSRGNPPHTDLSTQCSSPGTTEQSPCDGVIPSPDHAHNMDKEPQTSQRQNLTVRDIGEPSDSSTHVKEEPQSLPSLDHLQYTSVIINEEHLSSENYHPPHTPAVHPQYTALVIKEGPRNCADNRFTPTDPSPGDQTTSEGLKEEPDSCGEKTFTQPTIHPAASDAHFIIFTIK, encoded by the exons ATGGGGCGAGAACTGGCACAAAAATTACTGAACCTCACCCTGGATATCATCGCTctactgaccggagag GATTATATTCTTGTGAAGAAGTCGCGTCCGCGGGTCCAACTTGACAGAAGGACCGAATGTTCGGAAGCGGTGCCCGGGTCCCAGGTGTTGGACTGGGTCAATGAACACATGGTCCTGGACTTGACCAGCAAGATGTTTGATCttctgaccagagag GAGGAGGGCGTCACAGATGGACATGAAGAAGCCTCCACAAAAGTCACGATCAAGAATCCCCAGAGCTTCCCTCTAGCAG GTGTCTTCCAGGAGaccaatacagcccccccacgtTCATCATCTTCCGGTTCTATGGACGTGGAAGAAGTTGTTGTCCAGGaggccaaacactttaaaatctCCACGTGGACGGCCATATCCGAGGCGAATggcaccaaaaagctggtcttgtGTGAAGAGGACGCCATGCAGGATTCGGGTTCCAATGAGGTACAAACTTCATCTGCTCGTGTTGTGGAGGAACCTCTCCTATCTAGAGGGGGAAATCCTCAGGTTTATACCCAACATGTGTCTACTCAGGAGGAGCCGATACCCCCGAGCCGAAGAAATCCACTGCACACAGACCTGTCCACTCAGGAGGAGCCGATACCCCCGAGCCGAGGAAATCCGCCGCACACAGACCTGTCCACTCAATGCTCATCACCTGGAACTACAGAACAATCCCCATGTGACGGTGTCATCCCATCCCCCGACCACGCTCATAACATGGACAAGGAACCCCAAACATCACAAAGGCAAAACCTGACCGTGAGAGACATTGGTGAACCATCAGATTCATCAACACACGTCAAGGAGGAACCCCAAAGTCTTCCATCATTGGACCATCTACAATATACGTCTGTTATTATTAATGAGGAGCACCTCTCATCAGAGAACTACCATCCCCCGCACACACCCGCTGTCCATCCGCAGTATACAGCTTTAGTTATTAAGGAGGGACCCAGAAACTGTGCAGACAATCGTTTCACCCCCACGGACCCTTCACCCGGAGATCAGACAACGTCCGAGGGTCTGAAGGAAGAACCCGACTCATGTGGAGAAAAAACCTTCACCCAACCTACAATCCATCCAGCCGCCAGTGACGCCCACTTCATAATCTTCACCATAAAGTAG